One Setaria viridis chromosome 3, Setaria_viridis_v4.0, whole genome shotgun sequence DNA window includes the following coding sequences:
- the LOC117850535 gene encoding xylan glycosyltransferase MUCI21, with the protein MMQLPQHHKLSKPSAPSCCSSWIRRSPPSSPPHKKPGGGGRSRYACRLVPLLVLTIYSVVTVLRIPSSSLVVTTADSERVERREDLEALKTHLPSNQNSLEAREETRSVASLPCSAFINGEAGYGEEGVMCCDRSHYRSDVCYLRGDVRTDPSTSSVLLYNAPRGSSPEKVRPYTRKFEDSIMSTIDEVTILPVAGAYNASASAGDGGTLRRRCDVRHPRGVPAVVFSTGGYTGNVYHEFSDGLIPLFITAQRFAGEVVFVVLEYHYWWLGRYGAVLERLTNYKIVDFRYDRRVHCFDEMIVGLRIHGELVVDPKLMPNGKSIKDFQALLHQGYSRASSSSASPPVPLPLAPPSRPCPRPAKPKLLIFIRKQNRVLLNLPHVVTACRRAGFAPHVMNLRRQTPLPVIHAALASADAMVAVHGAAVTHFLFMRPGSVLLQIVPVGLDWAADAFYGKPAQQLGLEYLEYKVAPEESSLAAEYGLNSTVVRDPSVISSRGWWEMKKVYMDRQNVTVNIKRFGELLKAARTHLKNATACAKGAGAAAALR; encoded by the exons ATGATGCAGCTGCCGCAGCATCACAAGCTCAGCAAGCCATCGGCGCCCTCCTGCTGTTCGTCGTGGATCCGAAGGTCCCCGCCGTCTTCCCCGCCACATAAGaagcctggcggcggcgggaggagccgATATGCTTGCCGCCTCGTGCCCCTGCTCGTGCTCACAATCTACAGCGTCGTCACCGTGCTCCGCATCCCCAGCTCCTCCCTCGTCGTCACCACCGCCGATTCAG AGCGCGTGGAGCGGCGGGAGGACTTGGAGGCGCTCAAGACCCATCTGCCGTCGAACCAGAATAGCCTCGAGGCCCGCGAGGAGACGCGGTCCGTCGCCTCCCTCCCCTGCTCCGCCTTCATCAACG GTGAGGCCGGGTATGGCGAGGAGGGCGTGATGTGCTGCGACCGGAGCCACTACCGCAGCGATGTGTGCTACCTCCGCGGCGACGTGCGCACGGACCCGTCCACCTCGTCGGTGCTCCTGTACAACGCACCCCGCGGGAGCTCCCCGGAGAAGGTCCGGCCGTACACGCGCAAGTTCGAGGACAGCATCATGAGCACCATCGACGAGGTGACCATCCTGCCCGTGGCCGGCGCCTACAACGCGAGCGCCagcgcgggcgacggcggcaccCTGCGGCGCCGGTGCGACGTGCGCCACCCGCGCGGCGTGCCCGCGGTGGTGTTCTCGACGGGCGGGTACACGGGGAACGTGTACCACGAGTTCAGCGACGGGCTGATCCCGCTCTTCATCACGGCGCAGCGGttcgccggcgaggtggtgtTCGTGGTGCTCGAGTACCACTACTGGTGGCTGGGCCGCTACGGCGCCGTCCTGGAGCGGCTCACCAACTATAAGATTGTGGACTTCCGCTACGACCGCCGCGTCCACTGCTTCGACGAGATGATCGTCGGCCTCCGCATCCACGGcgagctcgtcgtcgaccccaagCTCATGCCCAACG GCAAGAGCATCAAGGATTTCCAGGCGCTCCTGCACCAGGGCTACAGccgggcgtcgtcgtcgtcggcatcGCCGCCGGTGCCACTCCCTCtggcgccgccgtcccggccgtGCCCGCGCCCGGCCAAGCCCAAGCTGCTCATCTTCATCCGCAAGCAGAACCGGGTGCTGCTCAACCTCCCGCACGTCGTGACGGCATGCCGCCGGGCCGGGTTCGCGCCGCACGTGATGAACCTGCGGCGCCAGACCCCGCTGCCCGTCATCCACGCCGCGCTGGCCTCGGCAGACGCCATGGTTGCCGTGCACGGCGCGGCGGTCACCCACTTCCTCTTCATGCGCCCGGGGTCCGTGCTCCTCCAGATCGTGCCCGTGGGGCTCGACTGGGCGGCCGACGCCTTCTACGGCAAGCCCGCGCAGCAGCTGGGGCTCGAGTATCTCGAGTACAAGGTGGCGCCCGAGGAGAGCTCGCTGGCCGCCGAGTACGGGCTCAACAGCACCGTGGTGCGGGACCCCTCCGTGATCAGCAGCCGCGGGTGGTGGGAGATgaagaaggtgtacatggaCAGGCAGAACGTCACCGTCAACATCAAGCGGTTCGGCGAGCTGCTCAAGGCGGCGCGGACGCACCTCAAGAACGCCACGGCGTGCGCcaagggcgccggcgccgccgcggcactGAGGTAG